A window of Caretta caretta isolate rCarCar2 chromosome 13, rCarCar1.hap1, whole genome shotgun sequence contains these coding sequences:
- the LOC142068841 gene encoding cathepsin G-like, translated as MLILILLPAAFLLPPWAGAGEIIGGREAQPHSRPYMACLQIKHGAMSFRCGGFLVSENFVLTAAHCNGDKITVCLGAHDINQGELSQQKLSVRRRIPHPQYNRETHNNDLMLLQLEHKAKLNEQVGLIPLPLAHQGVQPGTVCSVAGWGRTSAQNKELPHKLREVDLKVLDDQTCLKYPGGTYSIYNSYTMMCVGDPKESKASFKGDSGGPLVCGKTAQGIVSWGSASGSPPSVYTRVSTFIPWIQATMRRLQP; from the exons ATGCTGATCCTGATCCTGCTGCCGgcggcctttctcctgcccccctgggctggggctg GTGAGATCATCGGAGGCCGGGAAGCCCAGCCCCACTCTAGACCCTATATGGCCTGTCTGCAAATAAAACACGGAGCCATGAGTTTTCGCTGTGGAGGGTTCCTGGTGTCAGAGAACTTTGTGCTGACGGCCGCTCACTGCAATGGAGA CAAGATCACTGTGTGCCTGGGAGCCCATGACATTAACCAAGGGGAACTGAGCCAACAGAAACTCTCCGTGCGCCGCCGGATCCCCCATCCGCAATACAACAGAGAGACCCATAATAATGACCTCATGCTGCTGCAG CTGGAGCACAAGGCAAAGCTCAATGAACAGGTCGGGCTCATCCCGCTCCCCCTGGCTCATCAGGGAGTGCAACCAGGGACCGTGTGCAGTGTCGCCGGCTGGGGCCGGACGAGCGCACAGAACAAGGAGCTCCCCCATAAACTCCGGGAGGTGGATTTGAAGGTGCTGGATGATCAGACGTGTCTGAAGTATCCTGGTGGGACATATTCTATATATAACAGCTACACGATGATGTGTGTGGGGGACCCAAAGGAGAGTAAAGCCTCTTTTAAG GGTGACTCTGGGGGCCCCCTGGTGTGTGGGAAAACAGCCCAGGGCATTGTCTCTTGGGGGTCTGCCAGTGGGAGCCCCCCAAGCGTCTACACAAGAGTCTCCACCTTCATCCCCTGGATACAGGCCACGATGAGgaggctgcagccctga